One genomic window of Medicago truncatula cultivar Jemalong A17 chromosome 1, MtrunA17r5.0-ANR, whole genome shotgun sequence includes the following:
- the LOC25484221 gene encoding exocyst complex component EXO84C, protein MGNLVISGLKNLFNEYIIILERALTYETSATEQDSSRIKLPESLTQQVSILANLSTLVQFLSTMVKDIFSMDSQLVENHSVGFKHHELDVFLMFIEEGFNKLRNVFCQQLILRALSTCSSHEIASAIHYNDQFDANMIHNPMPSAIFQVLFLELRKIEKLEEENVFEVNWLMELLREVMVCMFIWVSKSKKINATTEEHVSLQTDEAKQFIMDVQFLVEIGMYGGYFSTDPLLLLTVMKSTFNSAGLDPFKDADSDDWAIDIATKTIQKLLEIEKTNLHRNESIVTIKDKEELHEHENQIKQSSNECNSSEIGDKHSLGDNIDEEEYESEVAFDAETDSSTFSPREGSLEERDYFDIDNIDFEKAADAGNDELTLTPSSGVEGQSSDQTESKSEE, encoded by the exons ATGGGAAATTTAGTTATTAGCGGACTCAAGAATCTCTTTAATGAGTATATTATCATACTTGAAAGAGCCCTTACTTATGAAACAAGTGCAACGGAGCAAGATAGTTCTAGAATCAAGTTACCTGAGTCACTTACACAACAGGTTTCTATTTTGGCCAATTTGTCAACATTGGTGCAGTTTCTCTCTACCATGGTCAAAGATATCTTCAGCATGGATTCACAATTGGTGGAGAACCACTCAGTTGGTTTTAAGCATCATGAACTCGATGTTTTTCTGATGTTTATTGAAGAGGGCTTCAATAAGTTGAGAAATGTGTTCTGCCAGCAATTAATTCTCAGAGCTTTGTCTACTTGTAGCAGCCATGAAATAGCTTCAGCTATTCACTATAACGACCAATTTGATGCAAACATGATCCACAATCCAATGCCTTCTGCCATTTTTCAG gttttatttttagagctgaggaaaattgaaaaacttgaagaagaaaatgtgttCGAAGTGAATTGGTTAATGGAATTACTGAGAGAGGTGATGGTGTGTATGTTTATTTGGGTTTCCAAGAGCAAGAAGATAAATGCAACAACAGAAGAGCATGTTAGCTTACAAACTGATGAAGCCAAACAG TTTATTATGGATGTGCAATTCCTAGTGGAAATTGGAATGTATGGAGGATATTTCTCCACTGATCCTTTACTTCTTCTCACTGTCATGAAATCAACCTTTAACTCAGCTGGACTTGACCCTTTCAA AGATGCAGATAGTGATGATTGGGCTATTGATATTGCTACTAAAACAATTCAAAAGCTGTTGGAGATTGAGAAAACAAATTTACATCGAAATGAGTCTATAGTTACCATCAAAGACAAAGAGGAGCTGCATGAACatgaaaaccaaatcaaacaatCTTCAAATGAATGTAATTCTTCTGAAATAGGTGATAAACATTCTTTAGGGGATAATATAGATGAAGAGGAGTATGAGTCAGAAGTTGCTTTTGATGCAGAAACAGATTCATCAACATTTAGTCCTAGGGAGGGATCATTAGAAGAGAGAGACTATTTTGATATAGATaacattgattttgaaaaggcaGCAGATGCGGGAAATGATGAATTGACTCTTACACCTTCCTCAGGTGTGGAAGGACAGAGTTCTGATCAAACTGAATCAAAATCAGAGGAGTAA